One region of Sebastes fasciatus isolate fSebFas1 chromosome 1, fSebFas1.pri, whole genome shotgun sequence genomic DNA includes:
- the sp7 gene encoding transcription factor Sp7 isoform X1: protein MAASILEVGNVIEDTRYGSSPLAMLTATCNKFGSTSPVRDSATPGKIGSATPLKKPYIMTSDLQTAKNGRTADGSGLADSYTGSFTTSGVGGGGGGLLTPTGSPPPSAGGYTTEYNPFSHSFQTSISQDPSLLVSKAHATADCLTSVYTSLDMTHPYGSWYKAGIHPGITAAPANATSSWWDVHPNSNWLSSSQQQADGGLQASLQPVAPQNSLSPQLPSYSTDFTPLNPAQYPSVGLGSSSHLLQPSQHMLPQDMYKPKPVPGAGMIESQMGLKPARGSGGYSGGGAPTRSSCDCPNCQELERLGASAASLRKKPVHSCHIPGCGKVYGKASHLKAHLRWHTGERPFVCNWLFCGKRFTRSDELERHVRTHTREKKFTCLLCNKRFTRSDHLSKHQKTHADSAMQGKAVAVEGETDPRSEETTELNASAVPTNPVADQITNGDEKTGTPNGVENSSGLLEI, encoded by the exons ATGGCCGCATCTATTCTGGAGGTAGGGAATGTAATT GAAGACACACGCTATGGCTCCAGTCCTTTGGCTATGTTAACTGCTACCTGTAACAAGTTTGGCAGCACAAGCCCCGTCAGGGATTCGGCTACACCCGGTAAGATCGGCAGCGCTACTCCACTAAAGAAGCCCTACatcatgacctctgaccttcagacAGCTAAGAACGGGCGGACCGCAGACGGCAGTGGCCTGGCGGACTCCTACACTGGCTCCTTCACCACATCTGGAGTaggaggaggtggtggcggGCTGCTTACCCCCACTGGGAGCCCCCCTCCTTCAGCCGGAGGCTACACTACCGAATATAACCCCTTCTCCCACTCCTTCCAAACCTCCATCTCCCAGGACCCGTCTCTTTTAGTGTCCAAGGCCCACGCTACGGCCGACTGCCTCACGAGTGTCTATACCTCACTGGATATGACACACCCATATGGCTCCTGGTATAAAGCCGGTATCCACCCTGGCATTACTGCTGCTCCAGCTAACGCCACATCCTCCTGGTGGGATGTCCACCCCAACTCCAACTGGCTGTCATCATCCCAGCAACAGGCGGACGGAGGTCTCCAGGCCTCCCTGCAGCCTGTTGCACCCCAGAACTCCCTTAGCCCACAGCTGCCCAGTTACAGCACCGACTTTACGCCACTCAACCCAGCTCAGTACCCATCTGTGGGCCTGGGCTCCTCCTCACACCTCCTCCAGCCCTCTCAGCACATGCTGCCCCAGGACATGTACAAGCCCAAGCCCGTGCCAGGTGCAGGGATGATTGAGAGTCAAATGGGCCTAAAGCCTGCCAGGGGATCAGGGGGCTACAGCGGAGGCGGTGCGCCCACCAGGTCCTCATGTGACTGCCCCAACTGCCAGGAGCTGGAGAGGCTGGGGGCCTCGGCCGCATCCCTGAGGAAGAAGCCGGTCCACAGCTGCCACATCCCAGGCTGCGGTAAAGTCTACGGCAAGGCCTCCCACCTCAAAGCCCACCTGCGCTGGCACACCGGCGAGCGGCCCTTTGTTTGCAACTGGCTGTTCTGCGGGAAGCGTTTCACCCGCTCGGACGAACTGGAGAGGCACGTGCGCACCCACACAAGGGAGAAGAAGTTCACCTGTCTACTGTGCAACAAGCGTTTCACGCGCAGCGACCACCTCTCCAAGCACCAGAAGACCCACGCGGACTCTGCAATGCAGGGGAAAGCTGTGGCCgtggagggagagacagacccTCGGAGCGAGGAGACCACAGAGCTCAACGCCAGCGCTGTACCCACCAACCCTGTCGCTGACCAAATCACCAACGGAGATGAGAAGACTGGCACACCTAACGGAGTGGAGAACAGCAGTGGACTGTTGGAGATCTGA
- the sp7 gene encoding transcription factor Sp7 isoform X2 yields MAASILEEDTRYGSSPLAMLTATCNKFGSTSPVRDSATPGKIGSATPLKKPYIMTSDLQTAKNGRTADGSGLADSYTGSFTTSGVGGGGGGLLTPTGSPPPSAGGYTTEYNPFSHSFQTSISQDPSLLVSKAHATADCLTSVYTSLDMTHPYGSWYKAGIHPGITAAPANATSSWWDVHPNSNWLSSSQQQADGGLQASLQPVAPQNSLSPQLPSYSTDFTPLNPAQYPSVGLGSSSHLLQPSQHMLPQDMYKPKPVPGAGMIESQMGLKPARGSGGYSGGGAPTRSSCDCPNCQELERLGASAASLRKKPVHSCHIPGCGKVYGKASHLKAHLRWHTGERPFVCNWLFCGKRFTRSDELERHVRTHTREKKFTCLLCNKRFTRSDHLSKHQKTHADSAMQGKAVAVEGETDPRSEETTELNASAVPTNPVADQITNGDEKTGTPNGVENSSGLLEI; encoded by the exons ATGGCCGCATCTATTCTGGAG GAAGACACACGCTATGGCTCCAGTCCTTTGGCTATGTTAACTGCTACCTGTAACAAGTTTGGCAGCACAAGCCCCGTCAGGGATTCGGCTACACCCGGTAAGATCGGCAGCGCTACTCCACTAAAGAAGCCCTACatcatgacctctgaccttcagacAGCTAAGAACGGGCGGACCGCAGACGGCAGTGGCCTGGCGGACTCCTACACTGGCTCCTTCACCACATCTGGAGTaggaggaggtggtggcggGCTGCTTACCCCCACTGGGAGCCCCCCTCCTTCAGCCGGAGGCTACACTACCGAATATAACCCCTTCTCCCACTCCTTCCAAACCTCCATCTCCCAGGACCCGTCTCTTTTAGTGTCCAAGGCCCACGCTACGGCCGACTGCCTCACGAGTGTCTATACCTCACTGGATATGACACACCCATATGGCTCCTGGTATAAAGCCGGTATCCACCCTGGCATTACTGCTGCTCCAGCTAACGCCACATCCTCCTGGTGGGATGTCCACCCCAACTCCAACTGGCTGTCATCATCCCAGCAACAGGCGGACGGAGGTCTCCAGGCCTCCCTGCAGCCTGTTGCACCCCAGAACTCCCTTAGCCCACAGCTGCCCAGTTACAGCACCGACTTTACGCCACTCAACCCAGCTCAGTACCCATCTGTGGGCCTGGGCTCCTCCTCACACCTCCTCCAGCCCTCTCAGCACATGCTGCCCCAGGACATGTACAAGCCCAAGCCCGTGCCAGGTGCAGGGATGATTGAGAGTCAAATGGGCCTAAAGCCTGCCAGGGGATCAGGGGGCTACAGCGGAGGCGGTGCGCCCACCAGGTCCTCATGTGACTGCCCCAACTGCCAGGAGCTGGAGAGGCTGGGGGCCTCGGCCGCATCCCTGAGGAAGAAGCCGGTCCACAGCTGCCACATCCCAGGCTGCGGTAAAGTCTACGGCAAGGCCTCCCACCTCAAAGCCCACCTGCGCTGGCACACCGGCGAGCGGCCCTTTGTTTGCAACTGGCTGTTCTGCGGGAAGCGTTTCACCCGCTCGGACGAACTGGAGAGGCACGTGCGCACCCACACAAGGGAGAAGAAGTTCACCTGTCTACTGTGCAACAAGCGTTTCACGCGCAGCGACCACCTCTCCAAGCACCAGAAGACCCACGCGGACTCTGCAATGCAGGGGAAAGCTGTGGCCgtggagggagagacagacccTCGGAGCGAGGAGACCACAGAGCTCAACGCCAGCGCTGTACCCACCAACCCTGTCGCTGACCAAATCACCAACGGAGATGAGAAGACTGGCACACCTAACGGAGTGGAGAACAGCAGTGGACTGTTGGAGATCTGA